Proteins encoded in a region of the Vibrio sp. CB1-14 genome:
- a CDS encoding RNA-binding protein, which produces MDSNKSLFLVIAIAILGGIVFSQFADISPAVAFVLGVVATFFVVKFSSATPTVSKDSSQSTKTLYVGNLPYKANESHVKDLFAEYGEVFAVRLMKDKRTGKRRGFGFVVMASSDAKGAIEALNEKDYMQRTLKVRIANDPKHPESESIEQD; this is translated from the coding sequence ATGGACTCCAATAAATCTCTTTTTCTAGTAATAGCGATCGCTATTTTGGGCGGTATTGTTTTTTCTCAGTTCGCCGACATCTCACCGGCTGTTGCTTTTGTGCTTGGTGTAGTAGCTACATTTTTCGTTGTTAAGTTTTCTTCTGCTACTCCAACCGTTTCGAAAGACAGTTCTCAATCAACAAAAACTCTTTACGTAGGTAACCTACCTTATAAAGCTAACGAATCTCACGTTAAGGATCTGTTCGCTGAATATGGGGAAGTATTTGCGGTAAGACTAATGAAGGATAAACGCACAGGTAAGCGTCGTGGATTTGGTTTCGTCGTAATGGCGAGCTCCGATGCCAAAGGGGCAATCGAAGCGCTCAATGAAAAGGACTATATGCAAAGAACGTTAAAGGTTCGCATTGCCAATGATCCTAAGCATCCTGAATCTGAATCAATTGAACAGGACTAA
- a CDS encoding YijD family membrane protein, translating into MSNEVSSENRESGKKTLVLALIAGMCGNAMLSWLTISEVAFSIFPLIALVLSVQALYQEYLRNPIPEDFPMVGLAAFFVGAFGHSAFTKAQYPDAGSNFIAIVVVLVLLFWIGKKMGYILKEA; encoded by the coding sequence ATGTCCAATGAAGTGTCCTCCGAAAACCGCGAAAGCGGCAAAAAAACGCTCGTACTTGCTCTGATTGCAGGTATGTGTGGTAACGCAATGTTGTCTTGGCTCACCATCAGCGAAGTGGCATTCTCGATTTTTCCACTGATTGCACTCGTGCTGTCAGTTCAGGCCCTGTATCAAGAGTATCTAAGAAACCCAATTCCAGAAGACTTCCCAATGGTTGGTCTTGCGGCATTCTTCGTAGGTGCGTTTGGTCACTCTGCGTTTACGAAGGCGCAATACCCTGATGCTGGTTCCAACTTCATCGCCATCGTAGTCGTCTTGGTACTGCTATTCTGGATTGGTAAAAAGATGGGCTACATCCTCAAAGAAGCTTAA
- a CDS encoding ATPase → MKNIIISWSSGKDSTLTFERLMESSEYNVVGLYTTHVSGEVPFQVTPLEVVQMQADRLGMPLVSIELPEVFPPNDIYQSLVIDGVKSSGLNVDGIAFGDMFCNGIVEYRKSYVEPAGFEAVFPLVGENSQELAQEIIERGIDTVLVTIDRQVLQESLCGARYTESLITELPDNVDPCGEDGEFHTLVCNSKYFSHPIEIDSLSIETAERFSHLRYKVK, encoded by the coding sequence ATGAAAAACATCATTATCAGCTGGTCATCAGGTAAAGATTCCACATTGACCTTTGAGCGTCTTATGGAGTCGTCCGAATACAATGTTGTAGGTCTTTACACCACTCACGTAAGCGGTGAGGTGCCTTTCCAAGTCACACCTCTCGAAGTTGTTCAGATGCAAGCCGATAGACTAGGTATGCCGTTAGTGTCTATTGAACTGCCGGAGGTGTTCCCGCCGAATGACATATACCAGTCGCTAGTAATAGACGGCGTGAAGTCATCAGGACTTAATGTTGACGGTATCGCCTTCGGGGACATGTTCTGTAATGGCATCGTAGAGTATCGAAAGAGCTATGTAGAGCCTGCTGGGTTTGAAGCGGTTTTTCCTTTAGTTGGTGAAAATAGCCAAGAGCTAGCTCAAGAGATAATAGAAAGAGGGATTGATACAGTCTTGGTGACAATAGACAGGCAAGTATTGCAGGAGTCTTTATGCGGTGCGCGTTATACCGAGAGCCTCATCACGGAGTTGCCAGACAATGTTGACCCATGTGGCGAAGATGGTGAGTTCCACACCTTAGTGTGTAATTCAAAGTACTTTAGCCATCCCATAGAGATAGACTCCTTATCGATAGAAACCGCTGAGCGATTCAGCCATCTAAGGTACAAAGTGAAGTAG
- the murI gene encoding glutamate racemase, translating to MNRHNILIFDSGVGGLSVYKEIANLLPCANYFYLFDNEAYPYGELAPDTLVDRTCRLIQQMMQRQRIDIVVIACNTASTIVLPHLREVLSIPVVGVVPAIKPASLLSKKAVGLIATPATITRQYTHDLIRDFADDKDVKLLGSSQLVDMAEQKLRGQPTDMIHLHQILEPLVDVIDVAVLGCTHFPLIREEISQVLGKGVELIDSGMAIARRVVSLLAESGDQEGVGIKEVFSSASPIQEEALNKALDDLGFSPVQLIQIQDA from the coding sequence ATGAATAGACATAACATTTTGATATTTGACTCCGGGGTAGGTGGTCTCTCTGTATATAAAGAGATAGCAAACTTGCTGCCGTGTGCAAACTACTTCTATTTATTCGACAACGAAGCCTATCCCTATGGTGAGCTAGCACCAGATACATTGGTTGATCGTACCTGTCGTCTTATTCAACAGATGATGCAGCGCCAGCGCATTGATATCGTCGTTATCGCTTGCAATACCGCGAGCACCATCGTGCTGCCTCATTTAAGAGAAGTGTTGTCTATTCCGGTTGTCGGTGTCGTACCAGCAATCAAGCCCGCTTCTCTACTTTCAAAAAAGGCCGTCGGTTTAATTGCCACACCTGCCACCATTACTCGTCAGTATACTCATGATCTGATTCGAGACTTTGCAGATGATAAAGATGTAAAGCTGCTTGGTAGCAGTCAACTGGTGGATATGGCCGAGCAAAAGCTGAGAGGTCAACCCACTGACATGATTCACTTGCATCAGATCCTAGAGCCACTCGTAGATGTAATTGATGTAGCCGTATTAGGGTGTACGCATTTTCCGTTGATTCGAGAAGAGATATCGCAAGTGCTAGGCAAAGGTGTCGAATTGATTGATTCGGGTATGGCGATCGCTCGTAGAGTCGTGAGCTTATTAGCAGAGAGTGGCGATCAAGAAGGAGTAGGGATCAAAGAGGTGTTTAGCAGTGCTTCCCCTATACAAGAAGAAGCACTTAACAAAGCCTTAGACGATCTCGGCTTTAGTCCTGTTCAATTGATTCAGATTCAGGATGCTTAG
- a CDS encoding TonB-dependent receptor domain-containing protein — protein sequence MNKSCLAIAVTASLSSYASFSLAEVTSSSNQSKSADETMVVTANRVEQSKASVLAPTTVVTREDIEKIKANSVLDVLRTVPGIEINSSGGNAQETSIYIRGTLTKHALVILDGVRLNSATNGGASIGLIPAYAIERVEVVRGPRAAVYGSDAIGGVISITTATKTRNHQARLGYGSHDTKQLGWRSSGQISESTSGGITLQAERSDGFNVYQMAPESDKHGYDSKVVIGNLAHSINDNWTLKLNGMSSASDVEYANAFDGTKQESESTNYSLAGTALYHREQFNSELQVSTSYNQGRDGDAAGKNAKSELTTSRNSILWFNSYSGFDYLTLNAGLDYYLEKANRGGSNTTDYGKTTKDNKAAFASALFEYNKASLEASARHDDDSAFGGHTTWNLGAGYFVLDTIQLVASSGTAFKAPTFNDLYWPNAGNESLKPETSMSSEIGVRGYQSWMTWEITAYKSDIKDLINWAPNDSGNYVPSNVDEASVEGIELQGQFATWGVQHQLSADFKNPVNEKDGSQLIRRAKQNFKLVSTYQLNDLELALIANYVGERKDKVGGTLDAYTTVDIGAGYKVTEALAVSVKVNNLLDEEIYTALGSGTNYYKADGRNVFATVDYKF from the coding sequence ATGAACAAATCATGTTTGGCGATAGCAGTGACTGCATCGCTCTCTTCTTATGCTTCTTTTTCACTGGCAGAAGTAACAAGCTCAAGTAATCAATCTAAATCGGCTGATGAGACCATGGTCGTCACGGCGAACCGTGTAGAGCAAAGCAAAGCTTCGGTGTTAGCACCTACGACGGTTGTTACGCGCGAAGATATTGAAAAAATTAAGGCGAACAGTGTTCTTGATGTACTAAGAACCGTTCCAGGTATCGAAATCAATTCATCGGGTGGCAATGCTCAAGAGACAAGCATCTACATTAGAGGCACATTGACGAAACACGCCCTAGTGATCCTTGATGGTGTTCGACTTAACTCCGCTACGAATGGCGGTGCATCGATTGGTTTGATCCCAGCATACGCGATTGAAAGAGTTGAAGTCGTGAGAGGACCACGCGCTGCGGTTTATGGCTCCGACGCGATTGGTGGTGTTATTAGTATTACAACAGCGACTAAGACTCGCAATCATCAAGCGAGACTTGGCTACGGTTCACACGATACCAAGCAGTTGGGCTGGCGCTCATCAGGGCAAATTTCGGAGAGTACGTCTGGCGGCATTACGTTGCAAGCTGAGAGAAGTGATGGCTTTAATGTGTATCAGATGGCACCAGAGAGCGACAAGCACGGTTATGACTCGAAAGTAGTGATAGGCAATCTTGCCCATAGTATCAACGATAACTGGACGTTAAAGCTGAATGGTATGAGTTCTGCATCAGACGTTGAGTATGCCAATGCATTTGATGGAACGAAGCAAGAGAGCGAATCCACGAACTATTCACTCGCAGGCACCGCTCTTTACCACAGGGAGCAATTCAACTCCGAGTTGCAGGTGAGTACGAGCTATAACCAAGGCCGAGACGGAGATGCGGCAGGTAAGAATGCTAAGTCAGAACTCACCACATCGCGAAACTCTATTTTATGGTTTAACAGCTATAGCGGTTTTGACTACCTAACTCTTAATGCCGGTTTAGATTACTATCTGGAAAAAGCAAATCGCGGTGGCTCCAACACCACAGACTACGGCAAAACAACCAAAGACAACAAAGCTGCATTTGCGAGCGCTTTGTTTGAGTATAACAAAGCTTCCCTTGAAGCGAGTGCACGTCACGATGACGATAGCGCGTTTGGTGGACACACCACTTGGAATCTAGGTGCAGGTTACTTTGTGCTAGATACGATTCAACTCGTGGCAAGTTCAGGGACTGCTTTTAAGGCACCAACGTTCAATGACCTATATTGGCCCAATGCGGGTAACGAATCGCTAAAGCCTGAAACCTCCATGTCTTCTGAAATTGGCGTTAGGGGTTACCAGTCTTGGATGACATGGGAAATTACCGCGTACAAATCGGATATCAAAGATTTGATTAACTGGGCACCGAATGATTCGGGTAACTATGTGCCAAGTAATGTAGATGAAGCGTCAGTTGAAGGTATTGAGCTCCAAGGGCAGTTTGCTACTTGGGGAGTTCAACACCAGTTATCAGCGGATTTTAAAAATCCAGTAAATGAGAAAGACGGTTCTCAGCTGATTCGCCGCGCGAAACAGAACTTTAAGCTGGTCTCGACCTATCAACTCAACGATCTTGAATTGGCTTTGATAGCCAATTACGTAGGTGAACGTAAAGATAAAGTAGGCGGCACTCTTGATGCTTATACCACGGTTGATATAGGTGCTGGCTACAAGGTGACAGAGGCTCTAGCGGTGAGTGTTAAAGTCAATAACTTACTGGATGAAGAGATCTACACGGCTCTAGGTTCAGGCACAAACTATTACAAAGCAGACGGGCGCAATGTTTTTGCAACCGTAGACTATAAATTCTAG
- the fabR gene encoding HTH-type transcriptional repressor FabR translates to MKSMGIRAQQKEKTRRSLIDAAFSQLSADRSFSNLSLREVAREAGIAPTSFYRHFKDMDELGLTMVDEGGLLLRQLMRQARQRIVKEGSVIRTSVETFMEFIESSPNVFRLLLRERSGTSFDFRAAVAREIQHFSAELTEYLVSTGMDRDEAFAQAEASVILVFSSGAEALDLSKKERYELAERLIVQLRIVAKGAHWYRKERERNRQKEGSK, encoded by the coding sequence ATGAAATCAATGGGTATTCGTGCACAACAAAAAGAAAAAACGCGTCGTTCATTGATCGATGCTGCTTTTAGCCAGCTTAGTGCCGATCGCAGCTTTTCGAATTTGAGCCTGCGCGAAGTCGCGCGCGAAGCCGGTATTGCTCCAACTTCTTTCTATCGTCATTTTAAAGATATGGATGAGCTGGGGCTGACCATGGTAGATGAAGGAGGCCTACTGCTAAGGCAGTTAATGCGACAAGCGCGCCAACGTATTGTCAAAGAAGGCAGTGTGATCCGTACTTCAGTCGAAACGTTTATGGAGTTCATTGAAAGCAGTCCCAACGTGTTCCGCCTATTATTAAGGGAGCGTTCTGGCACCTCTTTTGACTTTCGAGCCGCAGTGGCTCGAGAGATCCAACACTTTTCGGCTGAGCTAACTGAATATTTGGTTAGCACAGGTATGGACCGTGACGAAGCATTTGCCCAAGCGGAAGCTTCTGTCATTCTCGTGTTCAGTTCAGGTGCAGAGGCGTTAGATCTTAGCAAAAAAGAAAGATATGAACTGGCGGAGAGGCTGATTGTCCAATTAAGGATAGTGGCCAAGGGTGCACACTGGTATCGCAAAGAACGTGAAAGAAACCGTCAAAAAGAAGGGTCCAAATAA
- the dinF gene encoding MATE family efflux transporter DinF: MFQQSITILSDLPLHRRVLLLAIPMVLSNITVPLLGLVDAAVIGHLEHAWYLGGVALGSTMISVTFWLLGFLRMSTTGLAAQSYGANDTRQLALVFLQGSLMALGFAALFLLVHTSLADVIFSFSSASEEVKHYGYQYFAIRAWSAPAALMNFVLLGWLLGTQNAKAPMWMVIITNLVNIGLDVLFVIGLGWKVEGAALASVIADYSGCAFGLWCAARTWRQRVLPNVLQLASDVSQDIGRFVKLNRDIFLRSLCLQATFSFMTFQGAAFGDDIVAANAVLMSFLMLISYGMDGFAYAMEAMVGKAIGAKSRSQLIDSLVVTFFWSAVICVLLTLVFAGLGSDLIAMITSIAAVQTQAEFFLPWLVAMPLVSMWCFLFDGIFVGATKGRDMRNSMFAATCCFFALFFAASSLGNHALWFAMLSFMGIRGLGLAVIFIYQWRRGQFLLA, translated from the coding sequence GTGTTTCAACAATCAATTACCATTCTGTCTGATCTGCCCTTGCACCGCCGAGTCTTGCTATTGGCCATTCCTATGGTGCTATCCAATATTACTGTCCCGCTATTAGGACTGGTTGACGCCGCTGTGATTGGCCACCTAGAGCACGCCTGGTATTTAGGTGGCGTTGCGCTTGGCAGCACCATGATAAGTGTCACCTTCTGGCTGCTGGGTTTTTTGAGAATGTCGACCACAGGCCTCGCCGCTCAAAGTTATGGCGCTAATGATACGCGCCAGCTTGCGCTGGTGTTTTTGCAGGGGAGTCTTATGGCATTGGGGTTTGCTGCGCTGTTCTTACTCGTGCATACCTCTCTCGCTGATGTTATTTTTTCGTTTAGCTCTGCCAGTGAAGAAGTGAAGCATTATGGTTATCAGTATTTTGCGATAAGAGCTTGGAGTGCCCCTGCAGCGTTGATGAATTTTGTGCTTCTTGGCTGGTTACTAGGGACACAAAACGCGAAAGCGCCAATGTGGATGGTGATCATTACTAACCTGGTAAATATCGGCCTTGATGTCTTGTTTGTCATTGGTTTGGGGTGGAAAGTCGAAGGTGCGGCCTTGGCGTCGGTCATTGCTGACTACTCAGGTTGTGCATTTGGCCTATGGTGTGCCGCGCGCACTTGGCGTCAAAGAGTCCTGCCAAATGTGCTGCAATTGGCCTCTGATGTGAGTCAGGATATTGGACGTTTTGTGAAGCTCAATCGTGACATCTTTCTTCGTTCATTGTGCCTACAAGCTACTTTTAGTTTTATGACCTTTCAGGGCGCAGCATTTGGAGATGATATCGTCGCGGCGAATGCGGTATTGATGAGCTTCTTGATGCTCATTTCTTATGGCATGGATGGTTTCGCTTACGCTATGGAAGCTATGGTAGGCAAAGCGATTGGTGCCAAGAGTCGCAGTCAGCTCATTGATTCGCTTGTCGTGACCTTTTTCTGGAGTGCGGTTATTTGTGTGCTGCTGACACTGGTATTTGCAGGTTTAGGGAGTGATTTGATTGCGATGATTACTTCCATCGCCGCAGTGCAAACGCAAGCGGAATTCTTCTTACCTTGGCTGGTTGCTATGCCGCTGGTGTCCATGTGGTGCTTTCTATTTGATGGTATTTTTGTGGGCGCGACAAAAGGCAGAGATATGCGCAATAGTATGTTTGCCGCCACGTGTTGTTTCTTTGCTTTGTTTTTTGCCGCCAGCAGTTTAGGAAATCATGCACTTTGGTTCGCGATGCTCAGCTTTATGGGTATTCGAGGTCTGGGGTTGGCGGTGATATTTATTTACCAGTGGCGTCGCGGTCAGTTTTTACTGGCTTAG
- the sthA gene encoding Si-specific NAD(P)(+) transhydrogenase — MSRAKHFDAIVIGSGPGGEGAAMGLTKAGLNVAIIEKESSVGGGCTHWGTIPSKALRHAVSRIIEFNSNPLFCGNNTSLHSTFSNILGHAKTVIDKQTRLRQGFYDRNECTLLYGTARFVDTHSLEVTKSDGTIDTYTADKFVIATGSRPYRPADVDFNHPRVYDSDSILSLEHDPRHIIIYGAGVIGCEYASIFRGLDVKTDLINTRERLLAFLDNEMSDSLSYHFWNSGMMIRNDETYAKIEGTEDGVIIHLNSGKKMRADCLLYANGRTGNTDALNLDAVGLVADSRGQLKVDTNYQTDIDHVYAVGDVIGYPSLASAAYDQGRFVAQAITQGEAEGKLIEDIPTGIYTIPEISSVGKTEQELTEAKIPYEVGRSSFKHLARAQIAGKDVGSLKILFHRETKEILGIHCFGERAAEIIHIGQAIMEQKGEANTIEYFVNTTFNYPTMAEAYRVAALNGLNRLF; from the coding sequence ATGAGTCGCGCTAAACATTTTGATGCCATCGTAATCGGCAGTGGCCCAGGTGGTGAAGGGGCTGCGATGGGGCTAACTAAAGCTGGCCTCAACGTTGCGATCATCGAAAAAGAGAGCAGCGTCGGTGGTGGTTGCACCCACTGGGGTACCATACCTTCAAAAGCACTGCGTCATGCGGTCAGCCGTATCATTGAGTTCAACAGCAACCCACTGTTTTGTGGTAACAACACCAGCCTGCACTCGACGTTTTCCAATATTTTGGGACACGCAAAAACCGTTATCGATAAGCAAACCCGACTGCGCCAAGGCTTCTATGACCGAAATGAGTGCACCTTGCTATACGGAACGGCACGCTTTGTCGATACTCACAGCCTAGAGGTCACTAAGTCCGATGGTACTATCGATACTTATACGGCCGACAAGTTTGTGATTGCAACCGGTTCAAGACCGTATCGCCCTGCTGATGTCGACTTTAATCACCCACGTGTTTACGATAGCGATTCAATTCTTTCTCTTGAGCACGACCCTAGACACATTATTATTTACGGTGCCGGTGTCATTGGTTGTGAGTATGCGTCTATCTTTCGTGGCTTGGATGTAAAAACCGATCTCATCAACACCCGTGAGCGACTTCTGGCGTTCCTAGATAACGAGATGTCAGACTCTTTGTCCTATCACTTCTGGAACAGCGGCATGATGATCCGAAACGATGAAACCTACGCCAAGATCGAAGGTACCGAAGACGGCGTCATCATCCACCTCAACTCAGGCAAGAAGATGCGCGCGGATTGCTTACTGTATGCCAATGGTCGAACAGGTAACACTGACGCACTCAATCTGGATGCCGTTGGACTAGTCGCGGATTCTCGCGGCCAGCTCAAAGTCGACACCAACTACCAAACCGACATCGACCATGTCTATGCTGTGGGGGATGTGATTGGCTACCCAAGCTTAGCGAGTGCGGCATACGACCAAGGCCGATTCGTAGCTCAAGCGATTACTCAAGGTGAAGCTGAAGGTAAGCTAATTGAAGATATTCCGACAGGTATCTACACCATTCCAGAAATCAGCTCTGTGGGTAAAACTGAGCAAGAGCTGACTGAAGCCAAGATTCCGTACGAGGTAGGACGCTCGTCATTCAAACACCTTGCGCGTGCACAGATCGCCGGTAAAGACGTGGGAAGTTTAAAAATACTCTTCCACCGCGAGACCAAAGAAATCTTAGGCATTCACTGTTTTGGTGAGCGTGCGGCAGAAATCATCCACATCGGCCAGGCCATCATGGAGCAAAAAGGCGAAGCGAATACCATCGAGTACTTCGTTAACACCACCTTTAACTACCCGACCATGGCAGAAGCCTATCGTGTTGCTGCGCTCAATGGTTTAAACCGTCTGTTCTAA
- the trmA gene encoding tRNA (uridine(54)-C5)-methyltransferase TrmA codes for MANLDFTPEGYQIQLEEKSQRLIDMMAPYSAPELEVFTSPEKHYRMRAEFRVWHEGDDMYYIMFNQETREKYRVDQFPAASRLINDLMPLLMDAMKGNEVLRKKLFQVDFLSTLSGEILVSLLYHRQLDDAWKEQAQALKQQLNDEGFKLNLIGRARKMKIVMDQDYVVETLHVNGQPYHYQQVENSFTQPNGPVAQKMLEWAVDCTQDSKGDLLELYCGNGNFSLALAQNFERVLATELAKPSVESAQYNIAANKIDNVQIIRMSAEEFTEAMEGKREFRRLQQQNVDLKSYNCNTIFVDPPRAGMDIDTCKMVQGYERILYISCNPETLKDNLDVLGETHHITRFALFDQFPFTHHIEAGVLLERKA; via the coding sequence ATGGCAAATCTCGACTTCACACCAGAAGGCTATCAAATCCAGCTTGAAGAAAAATCTCAACGTTTGATCGATATGATGGCGCCGTATTCTGCTCCTGAACTCGAAGTATTTACTTCCCCAGAAAAGCACTATCGTATGCGTGCTGAATTCCGCGTTTGGCATGAAGGCGACGACATGTACTACATCATGTTCAACCAGGAAACGCGTGAAAAGTACCGAGTTGATCAATTCCCAGCAGCAAGCCGTCTTATCAATGACCTAATGCCACTGCTGATGGATGCGATGAAAGGCAACGAGGTATTACGAAAGAAACTGTTCCAAGTCGACTTTCTCTCAACCTTAAGCGGTGAGATCTTGGTATCTCTGCTCTACCACCGTCAACTGGATGATGCATGGAAAGAGCAAGCACAAGCACTGAAACAGCAGTTGAATGATGAAGGTTTCAAACTGAACCTGATTGGTCGTGCTCGTAAGATGAAAATCGTCATGGATCAAGACTATGTGGTGGAAACTCTGCATGTTAATGGTCAGCCATACCACTATCAGCAAGTGGAAAACAGCTTCACGCAACCCAATGGTCCTGTCGCGCAAAAGATGTTGGAATGGGCTGTTGATTGTACCCAAGACAGCAAAGGTGATTTGCTAGAGCTTTACTGTGGTAACGGCAACTTCTCATTGGCATTGGCACAAAACTTCGAGCGAGTCCTTGCGACGGAGTTGGCGAAGCCTTCAGTAGAATCGGCGCAATACAACATTGCAGCCAACAAGATTGATAATGTACAAATCATTCGCATGTCAGCGGAAGAGTTTACTGAGGCTATGGAAGGCAAACGTGAGTTCCGACGTTTGCAGCAGCAGAATGTCGATCTAAAAAGCTACAACTGCAACACGATTTTCGTTGATCCACCGCGTGCAGGTATGGATATCGATACCTGTAAAATGGTTCAAGGCTACGAGCGCATTCTGTATATTTCATGCAATCCAGAAACCTTGAAAGACAACTTGGACGTGCTGGGTGAAACGCACCACATTACGCGATTTGCTCTATTCGATCAGTTCCCGTTTACTCATCATATTGAAGCGGGCGTATTACTTGAGCGCAAAGCCTAA